Below is a genomic region from Sulfitobacter sp. OXR-159.
CCGGTACTTACCATCTTCACTATTGATCGTAGCCCTTTAATTTAGAACATAAAAGCAAAGAGATACTAATTTAAGTTAAGTTGTACCAAACTGCGTTGATGTGGGGGACCGCAAGCAGCTTCAGAAATATGTGGGCAACGCATGCGCGGGGAAAATTGCACCTGACTTCCGTTGTCCCGGCGAACAAAGGGGGCTGCCATTAGCGATTAAGACCTCGACAATGCGATTCAAACCATAGCGCACCCGGAGAGCCTTGGGCTTTTCGCCTATTAAGCAAGCGCAACCACCTCAAATCGCGCCTGCCCCGCCACAGCCCCCGTTACGCCGCGGCGAGCGCATTCGCCACTCTGATCTCCGAAGCGCAATTGGGCAGATCCACGGTGAATTTCGTCCCGACGCCGACAGCACTTTCCACTTGAATATCCCCCTCATGCGCCGCGGCGAGCTTCTTGCTGATCGCAAGGCCAAGCCCCGTGCCGCCATCGGCGCTTTTGGCAGCCGTTTCCGCTTGGATGAAGGCTTGGAAGATCCGCTGCAAATCCTCTTCCGGCATCCCGCAGCCGTTGTCTTCGACCTCAAGTCGGCAGGTATCGCCGACCCTCGTGGCTCGCATGCGAATGTTAGAGGCCGATGAAAACTTCAGCGCGTTGCCTAAAAGGTTGATCAGGATCTGTTTGCAGCGCCCACGGTCGGCGAAAACGTCGAAGTCATTACATTCGATCTCCAGCACCGCCTGCTTTTCCTTGGCCAGCCCCTGAAACTGCTCCTCCAACTCGGCCAGCAGTTCGCCAGCCTGAAAAGAGGTTTTGTTAAGCTTGATCGAGTTAAGCTCGATACTGGTATAGTCGAGGAGTTCATTGATGATGGTTAACAAATGGTCGCCCGCAGATTTGATACGGCCGCCATAACGCTCTGTCTGGTCCCCCAGTTCTTCAAAATGCACCTTCGAGATTTGCTCGTTCGGCTTCAGCTTGGCGATGGTATGGCCCTTGAGCCCCGTCAGAAAGCTGGCGTAGCCGTTGATGATCGTTAGCGGCGTGCGCAACTCGTGGCTCAGAACGCTCATGAACTCTGACTTGGCGCGGCTGGCATCGCGGGCCTCATCCCGGGCTTGGCGCAATTCGACGATGTTCTCCAACCGTGTGCGGTTTTCGATGAAATAGGTGAACAGCCCGCCCATCACGATCATCGCAGCCGTCCCCGCGATAACCAGCGCCAGCAGTCTGTACTCATCAGGGTTGCTATGGCCGCCGATCAAGGTTGTCGGTGTCACATGAAAGGCAGCCATCCCGGTAAAGTGCAGACCGACGATCGCCAAGGCAAAGCTCGCCGTCATTTTCGACCGGGCGTATTTATCGCCCTGCGCGCCAAAGAACAAAGCCACGGTCGACAGCACCATGGCCAGCAGAACCGAGGCGACAAGATAGCTCTTATCCCAGTGAATGATCCCCTCGATCCGATAGGCGATCATCCCGGTGTAATGCATGGCCGAGATCGACAGCCCCAAGATCACCCCACCGATCACGGTCGTGACCCGTCTGCGAAACATCCCCGCAATGAGAATGCCGACCGTAGATCCGGTAATTGCGATCACCAACGAGGCGAAGGTAAGGCCGAAGTCGAAGCTTACCGGCGCATCGGGCTGATAGGCCAACATGGCGATGAAATGCGTGCACCAAATGGCGATGCCAGAGGTCACGGCGGTCAGAAAATACCACAACAACGCCTGACGCGGTGTCTGCTTAAGCCCGTGTCGGTAAAGATTTGCGATCACCCAGCTGCCGAATGCGCACAAAAGCGCGGCAAGCAAGACCAACGTCATATCGTGGTCAGAGTGCATAGAATGAGCCACTGTCAGCATTTTTTAAACCTCAAGATAATGAAGCCAGTGTTGCGCGAGGAATGCGTCGAAACCGTGTTCGAGTGGGTTCTTTTTGGCGGTAATTTCATATAGTAAAACCCTGATACGTGCTGAGCAGCCGGGGAAGGCCTTCCTTGGGCACATGTGACGGTTTCTGCGGCCTGCCGCTGCGCACTTACCCCACCACGTGGCCCATTCTGAACGCCCCTTCGCCCCTGTTGAGAGATGCAATCGCATCGCCCCATGGGTGACCGTGACGCTACTAAATGACGCCCTTCACATCCAAGGGTTGCGCCACCCTGCCTTAATACGCCACTAGAACGCCAAACTTGCGCCGCATTCCAATGCTGATCTGCGCATATTCAATTTGGTTCATAGGTAACTCCGCAATGCTAACGTGTTTTCAAGGGCTAATGCTTGACCCGGTCTATTGGGCTGTGCTTGCCGTCAGCGTGATCGCTGCGGCTGTCGCCCTATGGACGCTCAGGTTTCAAGAGTTCCATGGCAAGGTTTACTATGCGCTAACCTTTGCCGGGATGATCTGGACCCTGATGATGGTCGGAGCCGAAGCCGCAACGCCCGGCTACGCCTGCCAGATGCAACAGGCGCAACTGGCGTGGCTGGGTCATGCTCTGGTTCCCGTCGCGTGGTCGTTCTTTATCTTCGAATATGTCGGCCCCTCGAACCATGCGCGTGGCCGGGCCAGCCTTTTGGCCCTGATCGCTGTGCCGCTGATGGCCTTTATCCTCGCCGCGACGAACGGCTGGCACCACCTGATCTATACCGCCGAGACCGCGATCCAGCCCGGCGAGGATCAAATCACCTTTGAACATGGCGCGGTATATTTTCTTGTCCTTGCGGTGCTCTATTGCTTTGTGATGGCGACGCTCATCTGGCTGGGGCGCGCATTTTTGCGGGCGAAACGGGCCGCTTGGCCGCTGCTGACGATGCTGGTGGTGATCACCCTGATCCCACTGGGCGCGAACGCGGCCTATGCGCTGTTCGGCTTCACGGTCCTTGGCCTTGATCCGACGGCCTTCATGTTCACCTTGGGCATCTTCGCCTTTTCATGGCTGCTGGTGACCAACAAAACGATGGACATGCCCTCTGTCGGGCAATCGACCCTGTTTGACACGATGAGCGAACCACTCATCCTATTGGACGCGCGGCGGCACGTCATTCGCTCGAACGCCGCGGCCAAGCGCAGCGGGCTTTTGACGGATCCGTCCTTGGGGAATGATCTGATCGCGGGGATAAAGGCGCAAACGGCGCAAACCGCCTCTGCCCATATCACCTGCGATGAACGCCTCTATGAGCCGCGCATTCACCCCATCGAAAACCCGCTCTCCCCCGCCGGCCCCGCCATCGGTTGGAGCGTCACCTTCGTCGATGTCACCGACCAGATCGCCACCACCACGGCCCTTGAACAAGCGCTGAAAGAGGCCGATGAGGCCAACCGCGCCAAAGATGAATTCATCTCGGTCGTGAGCCATGAGTTGCGCACGCCGCTGACCTCACTGAAGGGCGGCTTGGCATTGGCGCTCAGCGGCAAACTGGGCGAGGTCAAAGGCCCGCTGCGTTCCTCGCTCGACATTGCCCATCGCAACGGGGTCCGCCTGTCCCGTCTGGTCGATAATATCCTGCTGGTGCAAAAGCTTGAGGTACAGGCGCTGGCACTTGAGTGGCTGCCCGTCGACCTGCCCGCCCTGCTGCGCGAAAGCATCGAGGAAAACCGCATGTACGCGCATGAGCGCGGCATCAGACTGGATATCGGCAAGATCACGCAGCCTGCCGTGGTCTTGGGCGATGCCTTTGCGATCCGGCAGGTGGTCGACAATCTGATCTCGAACGCGGTGAAATTCTCCCATGTTGGCGACACCGTGGAGGGCAGGCTGACGGCGCACCAAGGCCGGGTACGGATCTCTATCCGCGATCATGGGCGCGGCATCCCTGAGGGGATGGAGGAGCGGGTCTTTGGCCGCTTCGGACAACTTGACGACGACGGTCAGAAATCGACCCAAGGCTCTGGCCTTGGCCTGCATATCTCTCGCCAACTGGCGCGGCAGATGGCGGGAGATCTGTTTTACGAAAGCGAGGCAGGTGTCGGATCGACCTTCCATGTCGAATTCGGCATCGGGGCCGAGGCAGAGCCCGCCCCGCAAGCGGCCCAAGGCGCGCTGCAAGGCACCGACTAAGCGCGCCCTTCGCGGTTAAAGTTCGATGCGGATGTCGTGGATCCACAGTTTCGGCGGACGTGAGAGGACAAAGACCACCACATCGGCCAGATCATCCGGTTCGGTGAAAATGTGGTTCGGCACGTCCTCTCCGGCCTTGGCGAACATGCCGGTATTGGTGCCCGACTGATACAGCCCGCCAATCCGCACGCCGGTGTTTTCCTCATCTGCCTTCAGCACCTCGGTAAAGCCGCGCACGCCGTATTTCGTGGCTGTATAAACCGACTGCCCCGCCTGCGCCACGACACCGGATTTCGACACGACATTGAGGATGATCGCCTCGTCATTGTCGCGCAGCGCGGGCAGCGTTGCCTGTGTCATCTGCATCAGACCGGTCAGATTAGTCTGCACCGTCGCCTGCAGCATCTCCGGCGCGATTGTGTCGAGCGGCCCGGCCTTGTGCCAAATCCCGGCGTTGTTGATCAGGATATCGAGCCCGCCAAAACGCGCCAGCACCTGCGCCGCGGCATGGTCGATCGCCGATGGGTCTTGCAGATCGCAGGTCAGCCCCACGGCCTCTGCCGCGCCTGCGGCTGTGCAGGCCTCGGCCACCGCCTGCAACCGCGTCTCATCGCGGCCCAGAATGGCCAGCCGCGCGCCTGTCTCTGCCAGTTTCAGGCAGATGTGCCGCCCGATCCCGTCGCTGCCGCCGGTAACCAAAATACGTTTGTCGCGCAGTTCCATGTCGTTCTCCTATGCTTGACGGTGGCTTACCGCGTGGCGGAGCCTCCGCCAAGCCCTGCCCACGCGGTCGGTCAGATCGTAATGATTTGCGCCCGGATTGCCTTGGCCACCGCATGGGTCTTGTTGGTCACCTGCAGCTTTGCGCAGGCATTATAGAGGTGGTGGTTCACCGTGCTGTTCGAGACGGTCATAATCTGCGCCGTCTCCCATGCCGTCTTGCCCACGGCGGCCCATTTCAGCACTTCCTTCTCGCGGTTGCTGAGCCGCGGCCCCGGCGCGGCGCTGCTGATTTCCGCCACGATATCACTTTGGATCAAACAGCCCAGATAGATCGCATCAGCGAGGATGCCGCGCTTGTATCTGCGCCATTCGTGAATGCGTAGGTCAGAGTTCAGCGTCAGCACCGCCTTTCCATGCAGGTGGTCCCGAATGGGGATCGAGACACCGTTTTGACGCACGCCAAACTCCATCGCCTCCCCGAAAAAATTGCGGGTGGTCCGGTCGACCTTGGGCAATTCGCTCCAATCCACGGGCAAGGTGCCCTCAAGGGATTGGTCGACCACCGGGTCGATCAAATGGTAGCTTTCCTCTTGGTAGCGCGTCAGCCAAGCCGGGTCATAGGTCGTGTGAATGACCGGATCGCTGTTGCCGGGGTTGGTTTTGTGAAACCCCAGATATGACAGGTTGTTCAACCCCATCTCCTGCGCCAAGACCTGCAGCATCTCGGTCGGCTTGATGTCTGGTCGTTGCTCTTTCAGGAGGAGGTAGCGGTCGGAAAGCGGGGTCACCATAGGGCGGCGTTCAAAAGCTCATTTGTTTAAAAACTGAGCACCTTGATAGAACGCCTCAACCCCTGAGGGAACATCGCCGCCGCGAATGATTTCCCGGGATGAGGGAAACAGGCAAAGACGTTGCATTTTTGCCCCTATGACCAAGGGCCAAGCCAAAGGACCGCCCGACCAAAGATCGGAACATTCGCCCCCACGCTCGAGGCCGTGCAGGGCATAAAGCGGCCCCTGCCCGAAAACCTATGCGCCCCCTACAACAACAAAAACGTCCAACTCAGCGGACAAGGGCGCGGCGTCCCGAAGCAGGGGCCGGAACAGAGCCAAATGGCAGGCCCTGTCAAAAGATCGCGTCAACCTGAGCGCGCGTCTCTTATTTGGCTATCATTCTGCGCAGCCGCAAACTCCGATAACAAGATTCGTGCGCTCGATCTCCAAGCATTTGTTATAGTTTGATTAAATTTCCGGCAGTTCTTGACTGATTGAACCTGAGTGCGCCTGTAAACCTAGTAAAATTTATAGTCGCGAGTGAATCGCGAAAGCCAACCATCGCCTTCATACACCTGCAAGATTGCGCTGTTAGAAAATTTTCACTGGCAATCTGACAACTAGTTCCGTAATTCACGAATTATGGAACTAGTAATCCCCAATCGCCTCGCCACCCTCGGCCATCCGCAGCGTCTCGCGCTTTTTCGGCTGCTGATGCGCCGCTACCCGGACCGGGTGCCAGCGACCGAACTGGCGCAGGCGCTTGGTCTCAAGCCCAACACCCTCTCGACCTATATCGGCGCGCTGATGCAGGCCGGGCTGGTGACCCAAGAACGGCGAGGCACCTCCCTGCGCTATGCGATCGATCTTGCGGCCGCCCGTGACACCATCGGCTACCTGCTGAACGACTGCTGCCGCGGACGGCCAGAGATTTGCCTCCCCTTCACCTCTTCAGATGGAAACGCTCCCATGACCGACGACAAGTTCAACGTCCTGTTCATCTGCACCGGCAACTCCGCCCGGTCGATCTTTGCCGAAAGCATCCTGCGTGACCTCGCGGGGGACCGTTTCAACGTCTACTCCGCAGGCACGCGGCCACAATCCGCATTGAACCCCTTCGCGGTAGAGGTCCTCAGGCAGAAGGACCATGACGTGACGCAGCTTCGGTCGAAACATATATCCGAGTTTCAGAGCGAAGACGCGCCCGGTTTTGATTTCGTTTTTACCGTTTGCAATCAAGCGGCTAACGAAGAATGCCCCACATGGCCCGGCCAGCCGATCACCGCGCATTGGGGCCTGCCCGATCCGGTGAAGGTCGAAGGCTCCGACGCCGAAAAGAGCCTCGCCTTCCAGCAGGCCTATGGCACGCTGCGCAACCGAATGTTGGGCTTTACCAGCCTGCCACTGACCTCGCTCGACCGTATTTCGCTGCAAAAAGCGCTCGATGACGCGGGCCAAACCGACAAAGAAGGATTCTCCGCATGACCGTCTATGCCATCAATGGCCTTGGCCGCATCGGCAAGCTCGCCTTGAAACCGCTGCTGGATCAGGGCGCAGAAATCGCATGGATCAACGACGCGGTGGGCGACCCAGAGATGCACGCCCATTTGCTGGAGTTCGACACGGTGCATGGGCGTTGGCAGGCCGATTTCGCGCATGACGCCGACAGCGTGACGATCAACGGCACCCGCCTGCCCTTCATCGGCACCCGCGACCTCAGCGCGCTGCCGCTCGACGGGGTGGATGTGGTGATCGATTGCACCGGCGTTTTCAAGACCGAGGCGAAACTCGCCCCCTATTTCGAGGCGGGGGTGAAGAAAGTGGTGATCTCGGCCCCGGTAAAAGACGGCGATGCGGCGAATATCGTCTACGGCGTCAACGATGATGTCTATGATCCCGCACGGCACCGGATCGTCACGGCGGCAAGCTGCACGACCAATTGCCTCGCCCCGGTGGTGAAGGTGATCCATGAGACGATGAAGATCAAACATGGCTCCATCACCACGATACACGATGTGACCAACACGCAGACCATCGTTGACCGCCCTGCCAAAGATCTGCGCCGCGCACGCTCGGCGCTGAACTCGCTGATCCCGACGACCACTGGCAGCGCCACGGCGATCACGCTGATCTATCCCGAACTCAAAGGCCGCTTGAACGGCCACGCGGTGCGGGTGCCACTGCTGAACGCTTCGCTGACTGACTGCGTCTTTGAGGTGGAGCGCGAGACGACAGTGGAAGAAGTGAACGCCCTGTTCAAAGCCGCAGCCGAAGGGGAATTGAAAGACATCCTAGGCTATGAGGAGCGCCCGCTCGTCTCGGCAGACTACACCAACGATACGCGCTCAAGCATTATCGACGCGCCCTCCACCATGGTGGTGAATGGCACGCAGGTGAAAATCTACGCGTGGTACGACAATGAGATGGGCTATGCGCACCGTTTGGTCGATGTGGCGCTGATGGTCGGGGCAAGCCTGTGAGCCAGAGCGCGACCCGCCCTGAGGGGCTCTCGGCCTATATCGCGGTCACGGCTGCCTATTGGGCCTTCATGCTGACCGATGGCGCGTTGCGCATGTTGGTGTTGCTGCATTTCCAC
It encodes:
- a CDS encoding helix-turn-helix domain-containing protein, with protein sequence MELVIPNRLATLGHPQRLALFRLLMRRYPDRVPATELAQALGLKPNTLSTYIGALMQAGLVTQERRGTSLRYAIDLAAARDTIGYLLNDCCRGRPEICLPFTSSDGNAPMTDDKFNVLFICTGNSARSIFAESILRDLAGDRFNVYSAGTRPQSALNPFAVEVLRQKDHDVTQLRSKHISEFQSEDAPGFDFVFTVCNQAANEECPTWPGQPITAHWGLPDPVKVEGSDAEKSLAFQQAYGTLRNRMLGFTSLPLTSLDRISLQKALDDAGQTDKEGFSA
- a CDS encoding SDR family oxidoreductase; this translates as MELRDKRILVTGGSDGIGRHICLKLAETGARLAILGRDETRLQAVAEACTAAGAAEAVGLTCDLQDPSAIDHAAAQVLARFGGLDILINNAGIWHKAGPLDTIAPEMLQATVQTNLTGLMQMTQATLPALRDNDEAIILNVVSKSGVVAQAGQSVYTATKYGVRGFTEVLKADEENTGVRIGGLYQSGTNTGMFAKAGEDVPNHIFTEPDDLADVVVFVLSRPPKLWIHDIRIEL
- a CDS encoding LuxR family transcriptional regulator, which produces MVTPLSDRYLLLKEQRPDIKPTEMLQVLAQEMGLNNLSYLGFHKTNPGNSDPVIHTTYDPAWLTRYQEESYHLIDPVVDQSLEGTLPVDWSELPKVDRTTRNFFGEAMEFGVRQNGVSIPIRDHLHGKAVLTLNSDLRIHEWRRYKRGILADAIYLGCLIQSDIVAEISSAAPGPRLSNREKEVLKWAAVGKTAWETAQIMTVSNSTVNHHLYNACAKLQVTNKTHAVAKAIRAQIITI
- a CDS encoding ArsJ-associated glyceraldehyde-3-phosphate dehydrogenase, with the translated sequence MTVYAINGLGRIGKLALKPLLDQGAEIAWINDAVGDPEMHAHLLEFDTVHGRWQADFAHDADSVTINGTRLPFIGTRDLSALPLDGVDVVIDCTGVFKTEAKLAPYFEAGVKKVVISAPVKDGDAANIVYGVNDDVYDPARHRIVTAASCTTNCLAPVVKVIHETMKIKHGSITTIHDVTNTQTIVDRPAKDLRRARSALNSLIPTTTGSATAITLIYPELKGRLNGHAVRVPLLNASLTDCVFEVERETTVEEVNALFKAAAEGELKDILGYEERPLVSADYTNDTRSSIIDAPSTMVVNGTQVKIYAWYDNEMGYAHRLVDVALMVGASL
- a CDS encoding MHYT domain-containing protein codes for the protein MLTVAHSMHSDHDMTLVLLAALLCAFGSWVIANLYRHGLKQTPRQALLWYFLTAVTSGIAIWCTHFIAMLAYQPDAPVSFDFGLTFASLVIAITGSTVGILIAGMFRRRVTTVIGGVILGLSISAMHYTGMIAYRIEGIIHWDKSYLVASVLLAMVLSTVALFFGAQGDKYARSKMTASFALAIVGLHFTGMAAFHVTPTTLIGGHSNPDEYRLLALVIAGTAAMIVMGGLFTYFIENRTRLENIVELRQARDEARDASRAKSEFMSVLSHELRTPLTIINGYASFLTGLKGHTIAKLKPNEQISKVHFEELGDQTERYGGRIKSAGDHLLTIINELLDYTSIELNSIKLNKTSFQAGELLAELEEQFQGLAKEKQAVLEIECNDFDVFADRGRCKQILINLLGNALKFSSASNIRMRATRVGDTCRLEVEDNGCGMPEEDLQRIFQAFIQAETAAKSADGGTGLGLAISKKLAAAHEGDIQVESAVGVGTKFTVDLPNCASEIRVANALAAA
- a CDS encoding histidine kinase N-terminal 7TM domain-containing protein; the encoded protein is MLDPVYWAVLAVSVIAAAVALWTLRFQEFHGKVYYALTFAGMIWTLMMVGAEAATPGYACQMQQAQLAWLGHALVPVAWSFFIFEYVGPSNHARGRASLLALIAVPLMAFILAATNGWHHLIYTAETAIQPGEDQITFEHGAVYFLVLAVLYCFVMATLIWLGRAFLRAKRAAWPLLTMLVVITLIPLGANAAYALFGFTVLGLDPTAFMFTLGIFAFSWLLVTNKTMDMPSVGQSTLFDTMSEPLILLDARRHVIRSNAAAKRSGLLTDPSLGNDLIAGIKAQTAQTASAHITCDERLYEPRIHPIENPLSPAGPAIGWSVTFVDVTDQIATTTALEQALKEADEANRAKDEFISVVSHELRTPLTSLKGGLALALSGKLGEVKGPLRSSLDIAHRNGVRLSRLVDNILLVQKLEVQALALEWLPVDLPALLRESIEENRMYAHERGIRLDIGKITQPAVVLGDAFAIRQVVDNLISNAVKFSHVGDTVEGRLTAHQGRVRISIRDHGRGIPEGMEERVFGRFGQLDDDGQKSTQGSGLGLHISRQLARQMAGDLFYESEAGVGSTFHVEFGIGAEAEPAPQAAQGALQGTD